From Helicobacter sp. MIT 21-1697, a single genomic window includes:
- a CDS encoding prepilin peptidase, whose protein sequence is MIISVMLSLCVGFVGVFLIAFYSEDTRLRAFSLSAIFQLWIYRIYFLLLCFFSLCALMWFGIDAIYVILMLLLLLGLIDIKCLAVPDTINFLLLLVCVGYAFIDSQNNFIHRVLMGFGVGGIFFALKILYQSLVQKDIVGEADIIVLSSLGIAFGALDTFISVFLGSVAALVYAIFLALFYRVQLAQLKLPFCFFIFLGTTINLAWLSFVIRENP, encoded by the coding sequence ATGATAATCTCTGTAATGCTTTCTTTATGTGTTGGCTTTGTCGGAGTATTTTTGATTGCATTTTATTCAGAAGATACGCGTTTAAGGGCTTTTTCCCTGAGTGCTATTTTTCAATTATGGATTTATAGAATCTATTTTCTTTTGCTTTGTTTTTTTTCACTTTGTGCTTTGATGTGGTTTGGTATAGATGCCATATATGTTATTTTAATGCTTTTATTGCTTTTGGGATTAATTGATATTAAATGCCTTGCTGTGCCTGATACAATTAATTTCTTACTCCTTTTAGTATGTGTGGGTTACGCATTTATAGATTCTCAAAATAACTTTATCCACAGAGTGCTTATGGGATTTGGTGTAGGGGGCATATTTTTTGCTCTTAAAATCCTTTATCAAAGCCTTGTGCAAAAAGATATTGTTGGGGAAGCAGATATTATCGTTTTAAGTTCTCTTGGCATTGCATTTGGCGCACTTGATACATTTATCAGCGTATTTTTAGGAAGTGTGGCAGCATTGGTGTATGCTATATTTTTGGCACTTTTTTATCGGGTTCAACTTGCACAACTTAAACTGCCCTTTTGCTTTTTTATTTTTTTGGGCACGACTATTAACCTAGCGTGGCTTAGTTTTGTTATTCGTGAGAATCCCTAA
- the fliG gene encoding flagellar motor switch protein FliG, which produces MAITLSPRQRAQYDELSMAEKISILLMQLGDEITSEIFHHLDIDAITEISKQIAQLGGMDKAIGAAVLEEFYVIFQSNQYISTGGMDYARDLLIKALGPDAAKAILDKLAKTMQSQKNFAYLSKIRPQQLADFIINEHPQTIALILAHMDASGAAETLSYFSDDLRAEVAIRMANLGDISPSVVKRVSAVLENKLESLTSYKVEVGGTRSVAEIFNRLGQKAAKATLSHIEQIDEQLAIEIKEMMFTFEDISKLDNNAIREILKIADKKDLTLALKSAPDDLKQKFMGNMSQRASEQFMEEMQFLGAVKVRDVENAQRKIVEVVQTLSEQGLVQLGEQDDVIA; this is translated from the coding sequence ATGGCAATCACACTTAGTCCTCGTCAAAGAGCACAATATGATGAACTTTCAATGGCAGAAAAAATTTCCATTTTGTTGATGCAATTAGGTGATGAGATTACTTCTGAAATTTTTCATCATCTTGATATTGATGCAATTACTGAAATCAGTAAGCAAATTGCGCAGCTAGGGGGAATGGATAAAGCCATTGGTGCAGCTGTTTTGGAAGAGTTTTATGTTATTTTTCAATCTAATCAATATATTAGTACGGGTGGTATGGATTATGCGCGTGATTTATTGATTAAAGCTCTTGGACCAGATGCTGCAAAGGCAATCTTAGATAAGCTTGCCAAAACAATGCAATCTCAAAAAAACTTTGCCTATCTTTCTAAGATTCGCCCACAACAGCTCGCAGACTTTATTATTAACGAGCACCCTCAAACAATAGCACTTATCCTTGCACATATGGACGCAAGTGGAGCGGCAGAGACATTGAGTTATTTTTCTGATGATTTGCGTGCGGAGGTAGCTATTCGTATGGCAAACCTTGGGGATATTTCACCAAGCGTTGTTAAACGCGTAAGTGCAGTGCTTGAAAACAAACTCGAATCTCTTACAAGCTACAAAGTTGAAGTGGGTGGCACACGTTCTGTTGCAGAAATTTTCAACAGGTTGGGACAAAAAGCTGCAAAAGCGACACTTTCTCATATTGAGCAAATTGATGAGCAGCTTGCTATTGAAATTAAAGAGATGATGTTTACCTTTGAAGATATTTCAAAACTTGATAATAACGCTATTAGAGAGATTCTTAAAATTGCTGATAAAAAAGACCTTACACTTGCCCTTAAATCTGCCCCTGATGATTTAAAGCAAAAGTTTATGGGCAATATGTCTCAACGTGCAAGTGAGCAGTTTATGGAGGAAATGCAATTCCTTGGAGCAGTGAAAGTGCGTGATGTAGAAAACGCACAAAGAAAAATTGTTGAGGTAGTTCAGACCCTTTCAGAGCAAGGTTTAGTCCAACTAGGAGAACAAGACGATGTCATTGCTTAA
- the dxs gene encoding 1-deoxy-D-xylulose-5-phosphate synthase — translation MEVKTLDVGNFLAHIDKQESPFERLSKCSPTQLKELAANIRHRILEVVSSNGGHLSSTLGAVDLIIGMHSVFDASTNPFIFDVSHQAYAHKLLTGRWNDFSSLRQFGGLSGFCNPKESPSDYFIAGHSSTSISLAIGAAKALALKKSASMPVVMIGDGSMSAGLVYEALNELGDKKYPMVIILNDNKMSISKPIGAISNYLSQILTTSIYQKIRDRIKKALTKMPDSATYLAKRFEESLKLITPGILFEELGLDYVGPIDGHNIELIIATLQKAKEMRKPVIIHAQTLKGKGYEIAEGRFEHWHGVGPFDVSTGSALKSSASQSPTAVFSKSLESYLADESVVGVTAAMPSGTGLDRLIEKYPQRFWDVAICEAHAVTSMAAMAKEGFKPFVAIYSTFLQRAYDQIIHDVGILGLPVRFCIDRAGIVGEDGETHQGLLDIAYLRSIPNMVLFAPRDNASLQQAVAFAYHYNDSPCAFRYPRGSFALEEGIFAPSEFKLGQAEMLKSGKKMLLVGYGNGVGRAYKVYQALSAEGYEPSLLDLRFVKPLDKNMLNQAFKTHTHICVFSDSYYMGGVASALLECAAEENIKDIQFKSFEIKDRFVSHGNTTLVEQSLGLDTAHLVNEIKEWI, via the coding sequence ATGGAAGTTAAAACACTTGATGTGGGAAATTTCTTAGCTCATATTGACAAGCAAGAGAGCCCTTTTGAGAGATTGAGTAAATGTTCTCCTACACAGCTTAAAGAACTTGCTGCTAATATTCGGCATAGAATCTTGGAGGTTGTAAGTTCTAACGGCGGTCATCTTAGCTCTACTTTAGGTGCAGTAGATTTAATCATAGGAATGCACTCGGTTTTTGATGCAAGCACGAATCCTTTTATCTTTGATGTTTCTCATCAAGCTTATGCACATAAGCTTCTTACAGGAAGGTGGAATGATTTTTCTAGTTTGAGGCAATTTGGTGGTTTAAGTGGATTTTGTAACCCAAAAGAATCTCCAAGTGATTATTTTATAGCCGGACATAGCTCAACTTCTATTTCTCTTGCTATCGGTGCTGCAAAAGCTTTAGCATTAAAGAAAAGTGCAAGTATGCCTGTGGTAATGATAGGTGATGGTTCAATGAGTGCAGGACTTGTATATGAGGCACTCAATGAATTGGGCGATAAAAAATATCCTATGGTGATTATTTTAAATGACAATAAAATGAGTATTTCTAAGCCTATTGGAGCAATTAGTAACTATCTTTCACAGATTCTTACAACATCTATATACCAAAAAATACGCGATAGAATTAAAAAAGCTCTTACAAAAATGCCCGATTCTGCTACTTATCTTGCTAAAAGATTTGAAGAATCTCTCAAGCTTATCACGCCGGGCATTTTGTTTGAAGAATTAGGGCTTGATTATGTTGGTCCCATTGATGGACATAATATTGAGCTCATAATTGCCACATTGCAAAAAGCAAAAGAAATGAGAAAACCCGTGATTATTCACGCACAAACACTTAAGGGCAAAGGTTATGAAATTGCAGAGGGTAGATTTGAGCATTGGCACGGAGTTGGTCCTTTTGATGTAAGCACAGGTTCTGCGCTTAAAAGTTCCGCTTCACAATCACCTACGGCAGTATTTTCTAAAAGTTTAGAATCTTATCTGGCTGATGAAAGTGTAGTTGGTGTAACTGCTGCAATGCCAAGTGGGACAGGTTTAGATAGGCTTATTGAAAAATATCCGCAGCGATTTTGGGACGTTGCAATTTGTGAAGCCCACGCAGTTACTTCAATGGCAGCAATGGCAAAAGAAGGATTTAAGCCCTTTGTCGCGATATATTCAACATTTTTACAACGCGCTTATGACCAAATAATACACGATGTGGGGATTTTAGGATTACCTGTGCGATTTTGCATTGACAGAGCGGGTATTGTGGGCGAAGATGGTGAAACTCATCAAGGATTACTTGATATTGCTTATTTGCGCTCCATTCCCAATATGGTGCTTTTTGCACCACGTGATAATGCAAGTTTGCAACAAGCAGTAGCTTTTGCTTATCATTACAATGATTCACCCTGTGCGTTCCGATACCCACGTGGCTCATTTGCGCTTGAAGAGGGTATCTTTGCTCCAAGTGAGTTTAAGCTAGGGCAAGCAGAGATGTTAAAAAGTGGTAAGAAAATGCTGCTTGTAGGATATGGCAATGGTGTAGGCAGAGCCTATAAAGTGTATCAGGCTTTAAGTGCAGAGGGTTATGAGCCGAGTTTGCTAGATTTGCGTTTTGTGAAACCTCTTGACAAAAATATGTTAAATCAAGCATTTAAAACACATACTCATATATGTGTTTTTAGTGATAGTTATTATATGGGTGGCGTTGCGAGCGCACTCCTTGAATGTGCAGCAGAAGAAAATATTAAAGATATTCAATTTAAAAGCTTTGAGATTAAAGATAGATTTGTCTCGCACGGCAATACAACACTTGTAGAGCAATCTCTTGGTTTGGATACGGCACATCTTGTAAATGAGATTAAAGAGTGGATTTAG
- the truA gene encoding tRNA pseudouridine(38-40) synthase TruA, with amino-acid sequence MPTYKAVIAYDGSAFSGFALQKDKRFKSVLSALKEGFARVGIRSDIIGAGRTDKGVHATRQVICFQSKHFLSPQTQDIESLRLLLNAKLYPHIMVRSLHIVDEDFHPRFDALWRAYRFLLSPNRPSPFISPYVTYEKIGDRILFANALQAFVGQHNFILFKKNGSHTKNCVRTIFVCRHYTHKNVDVVYVRGSGFLRAQVRLMVGAALACSRGELSIYALKEQIESKKQHYTYPLSPNGLYLCGVGYGQ; translated from the coding sequence ATGCCCACTTATAAGGCAGTGATTGCTTATGATGGGAGTGCATTTAGTGGATTTGCATTACAGAAAGATAAACGCTTCAAAAGTGTGCTAAGCGCACTTAAAGAGGGGTTTGCTCGTGTGGGCATTAGGAGTGATATTATCGGAGCAGGACGCACAGACAAAGGGGTGCACGCCACAAGGCAGGTGATATGTTTTCAAAGTAAGCATTTTTTATCTCCTCAAACTCAAGATATAGAATCCTTGCGTCTTTTGCTTAATGCTAAGCTCTATCCTCATATTATGGTGCGTTCATTGCACATTGTAGATGAGGATTTTCACCCGCGTTTTGATGCACTCTGGCGTGCTTATCGCTTTTTGCTCTCTCCAAATCGTCCTTCTCCCTTTATCTCGCCTTATGTAACTTATGAAAAAATAGGTGATAGAATCCTTTTTGCCAATGCGCTTCAAGCATTTGTGGGGCAACATAATTTTATATTGTTTAAAAAAAATGGCTCACATACAAAAAATTGTGTCCGCACTATTTTTGTGTGCAGGCATTATACGCATAAAAATGTAGATGTGGTATATGTGCGAGGCAGCGGATTCTTACGCGCACAGGTGCGGCTTATGGTAGGTGCAGCACTTGCGTGTAGTCGCGGGGAGTTAAGTATTTATGCTTTAAAGGAACAAATAGAATCCAAAAAACAGCATTATACCTATCCTCTAAGTCCCAATGGTTTATATCTTTGTGGTGTGGGATATGGGCAGTGA
- the fliH gene encoding flagellar assembly protein FliH, with amino-acid sequence MSLLNQENIIGQERLKNHNIKKYEFKSITNEMIESSKEIASASAHMETLASQIPQDEAEALSQNIQSNAQKIATLEQELVERLLQKTDDLSGSLAKLQIQFEKLQLESEQRVVSAREEGYKDGFREAEEKAKEDLFAEVSAQKKALVDSIITLENALKTSQKHLEDLEKELSAISVDIAKEVIMNEVSENSQKIALNLTKELLNSIMDATNIKIKVNPSDYLFLKEELKDNAKVELISDSAVSLGGVVIVSDNGNIDGTIMSRYKNLKQSVLENMRD; translated from the coding sequence ATGTCATTGCTTAATCAAGAAAATATTATTGGGCAAGAGCGACTTAAAAATCATAATATTAAAAAATATGAATTTAAAAGTATCACAAATGAGATGATAGAATCAAGTAAAGAAATCGCTTCTGCCTCTGCTCATATGGAAACACTTGCATCACAAATACCACAAGATGAAGCAGAGGCACTTTCTCAAAATATACAAAGTAATGCGCAAAAAATTGCTACACTTGAGCAAGAACTTGTTGAGCGCTTATTGCAAAAAACAGATGATCTTTCTGGCTCACTTGCAAAATTGCAAATTCAGTTTGAAAAACTCCAATTAGAAAGCGAACAACGGGTTGTAAGTGCGCGTGAAGAGGGATACAAAGATGGTTTTAGAGAGGCGGAAGAGAAAGCAAAAGAAGATTTATTTGCTGAAGTGAGTGCGCAAAAAAAAGCTTTGGTAGATTCTATTATTACGCTTGAAAATGCGCTTAAAACAAGCCAAAAACATTTAGAGGATTTAGAAAAGGAGCTAAGTGCTATTTCAGTGGATATTGCAAAAGAAGTCATTATGAATGAAGTCAGTGAAAATTCGCAAAAAATTGCACTAAATCTGACAAAAGAGTTACTTAATTCTATTATGGACGCTACAAATATTAAAATTAAAGTCAATCCAAGTGATTATCTTTTTTTGAAAGAGGAACTCAAAGATAATGCAAAAGTTGAGCTTATTTCTGATAGTGCTGTATCACTCGGAGGAGTAGTTATTGTGAGCGATAATGGCAATATTGATGGCACAATTATGTCGCGCTATAAGAATCTCAAACAATCTGTGCTTGAAAATATGCGTGATTAG
- the fliF gene encoding flagellar basal-body MS-ring/collar protein FliF produces MDLRLIFEQITRVLNKLNKKQRIIILTTFVVLISFLTYLVLFKVETKNEYENYEVLFSNLSAEDSALILQKLQQDRIPYKIPQDNIIMVPKDNVYEQRITLGSLGLPKTSKNVGFDILLESPVGETPFTQDMKYLIAKQNELGKTIESLRPIEKAIVNISMPKESLFVQGGHPPSASVKLTVRDNMFLSTEQVIGIKHLVAAAVERLTPENVKIINQEGELLGEEDEAALQGVLAKKAAFQRRYQQAAENAMEAKIIKFLQPSVGDGVQAQVTMDYDFSVRNSTQEEFDQNPVIRGIREYEKERKGFRPPQIGGVPGVVSNIGPVQGLKDDEMMEWEKESEVVQNNEIGKKVSSISEHYGVLKRVSASVMIDGTYEEVIGEDGEPRLEYSPRSQEDMDKFLEGVKKAIGYNEARGDQVEVINMPFRNTQLDYRPKDAWEAFSDKVERYLSPFMPLLKYVIVAVILLVFYKKIVAPFAERMLEVQEEEDDDIESLMQIDGDDDDDLNKFSELRKRVEDQLGLSSGLDEDNIKYEVLLEKMRNVIAERPQEIASLFQTLIKDELDITEGISPK; encoded by the coding sequence GTGGATTTAAGACTGATTTTTGAACAAATTACTCGGGTGTTAAATAAGCTCAATAAGAAACAGCGAATCATTATCCTTACAACTTTTGTGGTGCTTATTAGTTTTTTAACCTATCTCGTTCTTTTTAAAGTGGAAACAAAAAATGAATATGAAAATTATGAAGTGCTTTTTAGTAATTTAAGTGCAGAAGATAGCGCATTAATATTGCAAAAGCTCCAACAGGATAGAATCCCATATAAAATCCCTCAAGATAATATTATTATGGTGCCAAAAGATAATGTTTATGAGCAGCGCATTACACTTGGCTCACTTGGACTGCCAAAGACAAGTAAAAATGTAGGTTTTGATATTTTGCTTGAAAGTCCTGTGGGAGAGACACCTTTCACCCAAGATATGAAATATCTTATTGCTAAACAAAATGAGCTTGGAAAGACTATTGAGAGTTTGCGTCCTATTGAAAAAGCGATTGTAAATATCTCAATGCCCAAAGAATCACTTTTTGTTCAAGGCGGACACCCACCATCTGCTTCTGTGAAGCTCACAGTGCGTGATAATATGTTTCTTTCAACCGAGCAAGTTATCGGTATTAAACATCTCGTTGCCGCAGCAGTAGAGCGTTTGACTCCAGAGAATGTTAAAATTATCAACCAAGAGGGTGAATTGCTTGGTGAAGAAGATGAAGCAGCCTTGCAAGGTGTTTTGGCAAAAAAAGCAGCCTTCCAAAGGCGATACCAACAAGCTGCAGAAAATGCTATGGAGGCAAAGATTATCAAATTTTTGCAGCCAAGTGTAGGCGATGGTGTGCAAGCCCAAGTAACAATGGATTATGATTTTAGTGTGCGTAATTCTACCCAAGAAGAGTTTGACCAAAATCCTGTTATACGCGGTATTAGAGAGTATGAAAAAGAACGAAAAGGATTCCGTCCGCCACAAATTGGAGGTGTTCCCGGAGTGGTAAGCAATATTGGTCCTGTGCAGGGCTTAAAAGATGATGAAATGATGGAATGGGAAAAAGAAAGCGAAGTTGTCCAAAATAATGAAATTGGCAAAAAAGTGAGTAGTATTTCAGAGCATTATGGGGTTTTAAAGCGAGTGAGTGCGTCTGTAATGATTGATGGCACTTATGAAGAAGTTATAGGTGAAGATGGTGAGCCACGTTTAGAATATTCTCCTCGCTCTCAAGAGGATATGGATAAGTTTTTAGAGGGTGTCAAGAAAGCGATTGGTTATAACGAGGCGCGAGGCGACCAAGTTGAGGTGATTAATATGCCCTTTAGAAACACACAGCTTGATTATCGTCCAAAAGATGCTTGGGAAGCTTTCTCTGATAAAGTAGAGCGATATCTTAGTCCATTTATGCCATTGTTAAAATATGTCATTGTTGCAGTGATTCTCCTTGTTTTCTACAAAAAAATTGTTGCACCATTTGCAGAGCGTATGCTTGAAGTGCAAGAGGAGGAAGATGATGATATAGAATCTCTTATGCAAATTGATGGTGATGACGATGATGATTTAAATAAATTTAGTGAATTGCGAAAACGTGTAGAAGACCAGCTTGGTTTGAGTTCTGGGCTTGATGAAGATAACATCAAATATGAAGTATTGCTTGAGAAAATGCGTAATGTTATTGCAGAACGTCCTCAAGAAATAGCTTCATTATTTCAAACATTGATTAAAGATGAGCTTGATATTACTGAAGGTATTAGCCCCAAATAA
- a CDS encoding carbon-nitrogen hydrolase family protein: MISKKLYCMQIKTGQDFVENLMSVEDFIARCGKNAIICAPEVVISGFAYQRMKEASEFSKIATERLLASSAKYNNTLVITMIEEKKKRFYNNLKVFHKGEIIHKQSKNKLFSLGDEQLHFRAGDKSEISIFEIDGIKCAALICFELRFVELWEQIKGADIIFVSAQWSKARKSHFEILSQALAIANQAFVVASNSSNDTMAKGSSVITPYGIMYKNDKKNFVACEVDIGETSRMRKYINTGIEIH, encoded by the coding sequence ATGATTTCTAAAAAGCTATATTGTATGCAAATTAAGACAGGACAAGATTTTGTAGAGAATCTTATGAGTGTGGAGGATTTTATCGCCCGATGCGGCAAAAATGCTATTATCTGTGCGCCTGAAGTTGTGATAAGTGGGTTTGCATATCAACGTATGAAAGAAGCAAGCGAATTTTCAAAGATTGCCACAGAGCGACTTTTGGCAAGTAGTGCAAAATATAACAATACGCTTGTTATAACGATGATAGAAGAAAAAAAGAAAAGATTTTACAATAATCTCAAAGTTTTTCATAAGGGTGAAATTATCCATAAGCAAAGCAAGAACAAACTTTTTTCGCTTGGTGATGAGCAGCTGCATTTTAGAGCTGGAGACAAAAGTGAAATTAGCATTTTTGAAATTGATGGTATTAAATGCGCGGCTTTAATTTGTTTTGAATTGCGTTTTGTAGAATTATGGGAGCAAATAAAGGGGGCAGATATTATCTTTGTAAGCGCTCAATGGAGTAAAGCACGCAAAAGTCATTTTGAGATTCTCTCTCAAGCTCTTGCCATAGCAAACCAAGCTTTTGTAGTAGCAAGTAATAGTTCAAATGATACAATGGCAAAAGGAAGTTCTGTTATCACGCCTTATGGCATTATGTATAAAAATGATAAGAAGAATTTTGTAGCGTGTGAAGTAGATATTGGTGAAACCTCGCGTATGAGAAAATATATTAATACTGGTATAGAGATTCATTAA
- a CDS encoding LptF/LptG family permease, producing MFKRYLFVSFAQIFFPFFLVLLFIASVVLLIDIAGRTYVIKMSFADLGTLFLYLIPSSLFFIIPITFFAALVLGVAKLTYDYELMVCFSLGAKPLDIVKFFLPITILATIILFVFSLVMLPLANSASKNFVAQKKADIDVNIKSGEFGQKLGDWLVYVDSAHKRTYKNLILFSENGFEGDTFIVAESGKTNNNQGLFELNLEQGSAYFASPEELKRVDYHQMSVRQNVSEPQLRGYDLFEYWHNVFTSDSHQKPRKLAQAVMVSLFPLISLFLVPLFGIANPRFRSNMSYFYVIASVALYFVLMHIASEHFPLTGMIIIPLIWCALGFGLYKKFITKFY from the coding sequence ATGTTTAAACGTTATCTTTTTGTATCTTTTGCACAGATATTTTTTCCATTTTTCCTTGTTTTGCTTTTTATCGCTTCTGTGGTATTGCTTATTGATATAGCAGGACGCACCTATGTGATTAAAATGAGTTTTGCAGATTTGGGCACATTATTTTTATACCTCATACCCAGTAGTTTATTTTTTATTATTCCTATTACTTTTTTTGCTGCTTTGGTATTGGGCGTGGCAAAATTGACATACGATTATGAGTTAATGGTTTGTTTTTCGCTTGGAGCAAAACCTTTAGATATTGTGAAGTTTTTTTTGCCTATCACGATTCTTGCTACGATTATTTTATTTGTGTTCTCACTTGTTATGTTGCCTTTAGCAAATAGCGCCTCTAAAAATTTTGTTGCGCAAAAAAAAGCAGATATTGATGTGAATATCAAATCTGGTGAATTTGGGCAAAAGCTCGGTGATTGGCTCGTGTATGTAGATAGCGCACACAAGCGCACTTATAAGAATCTTATTTTATTTTCGGAAAATGGTTTTGAGGGCGATACTTTTATCGTTGCAGAATCTGGCAAAACAAACAATAATCAAGGCTTATTTGAGCTTAATCTTGAACAAGGAAGTGCTTATTTTGCATCACCAGAGGAATTAAAAAGAGTGGATTATCATCAAATGAGTGTGCGACAAAATGTGAGTGAGCCACAGCTTAGAGGTTATGATTTATTTGAATATTGGCATAATGTTTTTACTTCAGATTCTCATCAAAAGCCACGCAAACTTGCTCAAGCTGTTATGGTTTCACTTTTTCCTCTTATCTCCCTTTTTCTTGTGCCGCTTTTTGGCATTGCAAATCCTCGTTTTCGCTCTAATATGTCTTATTTTTATGTCATTGCATCTGTGGCATTATATTTTGTGCTTATGCACATTGCTTCAGAACATTTCCCACTCACAGGTATGATTATTATACCTCTTATATGGTGCGCGCTTGGCTTTGGACTTTATAAAAAATTTATTACAAAGTTTTATTAA
- a CDS encoding ribonucleotide-diphosphate reductase subunit beta, whose translation MKKISRKQIYNPESTESVADRKIFGGNPTSMFDLNKIKYQWAYNLWKVMLANTWFPEEVNMTPDKRDYNGGLTAQEKLGYDRALAQLIFMDSLQTNNLIDNVNPYITSPEINLILVRQAYEEALHSQSYAVMVESISANTDEIYNMWRVDMQLRSKNDNIANVYIELAKNPNEQNLLKAMFANQILEGIYFYSGFSYFYTLARSGKMLGSAQMIRFIQRDEVTHLLLFQNMISSLRKEQGQLFTASLEEEVIEMFKKAVEIESQWGEYITQGQILGLTSEIIREYIQYLADARLKAVGLPQLYGSKNPIKWVDQFASFNDQKTNFFEAKVTNYSKGSINFDDF comes from the coding sequence ATGAAAAAAATTTCTCGCAAACAAATTTATAATCCAGAATCAACAGAGAGTGTGGCTGATAGGAAGATTTTTGGCGGAAATCCCACAAGTATGTTTGATTTAAATAAAATCAAATATCAATGGGCTTATAATTTATGGAAAGTAATGCTTGCGAATACTTGGTTTCCTGAAGAGGTAAATATGACACCTGATAAGCGTGATTATAATGGCGGTTTAACAGCGCAAGAGAAATTAGGCTATGATAGAGCCTTAGCGCAGTTGATTTTTATGGATTCTTTGCAAACAAATAATTTGATTGATAATGTTAATCCTTATATTACAAGTCCAGAGATTAATCTTATCCTTGTGCGTCAGGCTTACGAGGAAGCATTGCATTCACAAAGCTATGCAGTAATGGTAGAATCTATTTCGGCAAATACTGATGAAATTTATAATATGTGGCGTGTGGATATGCAACTAAGAAGTAAAAATGATAACATTGCAAATGTTTATATTGAGCTTGCGAAAAATCCCAATGAGCAGAATCTCCTTAAGGCTATGTTTGCCAATCAGATTTTAGAGGGCATTTATTTTTATAGTGGATTCTCATATTTTTATACTCTTGCTCGTAGTGGCAAAATGCTAGGAAGTGCGCAAATGATACGTTTTATTCAGCGCGATGAAGTAACGCATTTACTTTTATTTCAAAATATGATTAGCTCTTTGCGTAAAGAACAAGGGCAATTATTTACTGCTTCACTTGAAGAGGAAGTGATTGAGATGTTTAAAAAGGCAGTTGAGATAGAATCTCAATGGGGTGAATATATCACACAGGGGCAGATTCTAGGATTAACTTCAGAGATTATCCGCGAATATATCCAATATTTAGCAGATGCGCGGCTCAAAGCAGTAGGTTTGCCGCAACTTTATGGCTCAAAGAATCCTATTAAGTGGGTGGATCAGTTTGCAAGTTTTAACGACCAAAAAACAAATTTCTTTGAGGCAAAAGTTACTAACTATTCAAAAGGGAGCATTAATTTTGATGATTTCTAA
- a CDS encoding protein-L-isoaspartate(D-aspartate) O-methyltransferase, with protein MHYQKIAQKMCDEIQKSFPLSPKVVAALCAVDREMFVPAVFAHQAYEINALPMVDSQWISSPLTVAQMSEYLAPNGGDSVLEIGCGSGYQAMVLSKMFRRVFSIERIDKLFEEALKRFKCLESHNIFIKFDDGQKGWAEYAPFDAILFSACVREIPPTIVNQLEEGGVLVAPMLEGGKQIIKRFRKRNGILEGGESLSECLFVDVQDGIVSEYKKKS; from the coding sequence ATGCATTATCAAAAAATAGCTCAAAAAATGTGCGATGAAATACAAAAAAGCTTTCCGCTTTCACCTAAAGTTGTTGCTGCACTTTGCGCTGTGGATAGAGAGATGTTTGTGCCCGCAGTTTTTGCTCATCAAGCTTATGAGATTAACGCGTTGCCTATGGTAGATTCTCAATGGATTAGCTCTCCTTTGACTGTGGCGCAAATGAGTGAATATCTCGCGCCAAATGGAGGAGATTCTGTGTTAGAAATTGGTTGCGGGAGTGGCTATCAAGCAATGGTGCTCTCCAAAATGTTTCGCCGTGTTTTTAGTATTGAGCGCATTGATAAGCTTTTTGAAGAAGCGTTGAAACGTTTTAAATGTTTGGAATCTCACAATATTTTTATTAAATTTGATGATGGACAAAAAGGCTGGGCTGAATATGCCCCATTTGATGCTATACTTTTTTCTGCGTGTGTAAGGGAGATTCCACCTACTATTGTTAATCAACTTGAGGAGGGTGGGGTGCTTGTTGCACCTATGCTTGAGGGCGGAAAGCAAATTATTAAACGTTTTAGAAAGCGTAATGGCATACTTGAGGGCGGTGAAAGTTTGTCAGAATGCCTTTTTGTAGATGTGCAAGATGGCATAGTGTCCGAATACAAGAAGAAGTCCTAA